One genomic region from Bufo bufo chromosome 3, aBufBuf1.1, whole genome shotgun sequence encodes:
- the LOC120993994 gene encoding protein kinase C delta type-like, whose translation MEFLSGGDLSVLMRANALFTIPVTRFMAAEIICGLQFLHTRGIIHRDIKPANILMNSAGHLKIADFGLAVMNIFGDKKISEYAGTLRYMAPEILLRKPYNTAVDWFSAGVMIYEMATGKYPFNAGILPETIEKSLINDVPTYPKGLNPQARDLIVGVSRKTHSSNTAAKYYENEDIENQG comes from the exons ATGGAGTTTCTTAGCGGAGGAGATCTAAGTGTCCTCATGAGAGCCAACGCCCTATTCACCATTCCAGTCACCAG ATTTATGGCAGCTGAGATCATCTGTGGGCTGCAGTTTCTCCACACCAGAGGCATCATACACAGGGACATAAAACCAGCCAATATCTTAATGAACAGCGCCGGTCACTTGAAGATCGCCGATTTTGGTCTTGCCGTGATGAACATCTTTGGGGATAAGAAGATCTCAGAATATGCCGGAACTCTTAGATACATGGCTCCTGAG ATTCTTCTACGGAAGCCCTACAACACGGCAGTGGACTGGTTCTCAGCTGGTGTGATGATATATgagatggctactggcaaatatccATTCAATGCCGGTATACTGCCTGAAACAATCGAAAAGTCACTGATCAATGATGTTCCCACCTACCCAAAAGGCCTCAACCCCCAAGCTAGAGACCTTATAGTGGGGGTGAGTAGAAAGACACATAGCAGTAATACAGCGGCTAAATATTATGAAAATGAGGACATTGAAAATCAGGGATAG